GCGTCAAATTGAGCAGTTCCCCGGCCTTCCGGAAGCTCATCGTTTTCGATATCGTAATCAGGGTTTCCAACTGGTTTAAGTTCATACGGAACGCCCCCTCTCGGCCAATCACAATTATATTACAAAAGATTAATAAAGAAAAAGCTGTCGGCGCGGAACGGTTCCTGTACAATGAAAGCATTATCAACCTGACAAAAGCGGAGGGACTGCGATGGATCAAAAACGAGCCGTGCGCGCCTGGGTCATGTACGACTGGGCGAATTCGGCCTATTCGACGACGATGATGGCGGCGGTGCTGCCAATCTTTTTCGTGAACGTACCCGGAGCGGGCGTCGGCGACGACGTCGCGCTGACGGCTTGGGCGTATACGCAATCGGCCGCGATGCTGCTGCTGGTGCTGCTGTCGCCCGTGCTGGGCGCGGTCGCCGACGTCTCCGGCGCGAAGAAGAAGCTGCTCGGCGGATTTATGGCGCTCGGCGTCCTGGCGACGACGCTGTACGCGTTCGTCGGCGAAGGCCAGCTGTGGTTCGCGATCGCATTGACGCTGCTCGGCGTCGTCGGCTTTAACGGCTCGCTCAACTTTTACGACGCGCTGCTGCCTGACATCGCGGAGCCGGAGGAGCGCGACCGGGTGTCCGCCCGCGGTTATGCGTACGGCTATTTGGGCGGCGGGCTGCTGCTTGCGGCCAATCTCGTCATGATCCAAAAGCCGGAATGGTTCGGGCTCGATACCCTCGGAGGCACGCGGCTCGCGTTCGTGTCTGTGGCGCTGTGGTGGCTGCTGTTTTCGATTCCGCTGTTCCGACGCGTCCCGGAGCGGCGCCCCGCGGCGGCGGTGCCGGCGGGGGAGGCGGTGCGGCTCGCGTTCGCGCGGCTGTCCGCCACGTTCCGGCAGCTCAAGCATTACCCGGAGCTCGTCAAATATTTGATCGCGTTCTGGTTTTTCAGCGACGGGATCGGCACGATCATCAAAATGGCGACGGCGTACGGGGAGACGATCGGCATCGGAACGTCGCATCTCATCGGCGCGCTGCTCATCACGCAGTTCGTCGGATTCCCGTGCGCGATTGTATTCGGCCGGTTGGCCGACCGATTCGGCGCGAAGTCCGGATTGTACTTATCGCTTAGCATTTACGTGCTGATCACGGTGCTCGGTTATTTCATGACGACGGCGCTCCATTTCTACTTGCTGGCGGCGATGGTCGGCCTCGTGCAGGGCGGCAGCCAAGCGCTCGCGCGGTCGATTTACACGCGTCTCATTCCGGCCGGCCGCAACGCCGAATTTTTCGGCTTCATGAGCGTGTGGAGCAAATTCGCCGGCATCGTCGGTCCGGCCGTGTTCGGCTACGTCAATATGATCGGCAACAGCCGCCTCGGCATTCTCGCGCTCGTCGCGTTTTTCGTCATCGGCATCTTCGTCCTGACGCGGGTCGATCTCGAGAAAGGCGCGCGCGAAGCGGAGCGCGATCTGTCCCCGCCGGTCGGCGGGTCGGACGGCAGTTTACCGGTCGGCCGCTAAGCCCGTTTCGTACGAGCGGTCGCCGAGCGCTTCCGCGAAGGCGAGCCAGGCCGTTCGACGTTCGGCGGGCCCGCTCCGGCGGCTCGCTTCGAGCCAGACGGCCGCCGCGCCGAGCAGCCGCTCGCCGTCGAGCAGCGCTCGCTCCCAGACGTCCCAGAACGTCTCGCGGCTTTCGCGGTTCGGCTCCGCGGGCGGACGCCACCGTTCGCCGCGCTCGTTCATCGGGTCGTCGGGATCCAGCCGCCGCCCCGGCACGAACGGCTCGATCGCGCCGCCCGTCATGGCCCGCTTCACGCCGACGGGGTCGTGGAACAAGCGGAACGCGGCGAGCGTGTCCCGGTAGCTGCGATGCCACAGCCCGTTGAGGAACGGCGAGGCATGCTCGGGGTAGACGCGGCGCATCGCGTCCTCGATCGACGCGCAGACGGCCTCCGGCAGCCGGGGGCCGGCGTCGAGCGTCGGCGCGACCGGCGTCCGCGCGGCGTCGAGCCCTCGGAGCCGCTCCAGCACGCACGTGTCGATCGCCGCTTCCAGCCGCTGGTGATCCCACTTGCGGCTGCCTTGGCGCGCGAACACGTACGGATGCGCGATCCGGTCGAGCGCGTGGTGCGTCAGCCAGCCGAGCGCGTAGATCGCGCGCGGATCGCCGGGGCCCGCCCCTTCGCACCGCTGGAGCAGCTCGCGCAGGAACGGGCCGCAGCGGCTCCGATGGAGCAGACCGCCCCAAAAATCGGACGCGGCCCGCGCCTTCGCCGTCCATGGGTAAAAGCGATGGTAAAACAACGGGTCCGGGCCTTGGCAGGCAAGGCGGAACAGCGCTTTGGCCGCGCGATCGTCCCCCAACCAAAGACCCAGATCGAGCCTGTCAAGGAGCAGCTCCCCGTATATCGAATGCGTCCATACGCTCGGCATGAAAACCCTCCTATACGCGGTGGAAAATCTCGGGTATAATAAACATTAAAATCATTAACGATTAGGACAGGCCGTAGGTCTAAAGAACGATAAGAATCGCACGGAGGTAGCGCACGAGTATGAATCCCGAATTCGTCCATCCGTTCTTGGAATCAGCGCGAATCGTCATCGAACAAGTGGCCGGCGTCAAACCGTCTGCGGGCGAGTTCGGCATCAAGGAAATCGTGAAACACGAAGAGTACTTGTGGGTCCACATCGGCCTCACCGGCCAAATGACCGGAGACATCATTTACGGCTTGAAAGAAGAAGTGGCGCTTAAGATGGTGTCCGCCATGATGGGCGGCTACGTTTTGGAAGAGCTCGGCGAAATGGGTCACAGCGCGATTTCGGAGCTGAGCAACATGATCAGCGGCAACGCGAGCACGATGCTGTACAACAAGGGACTGCGCGTCGACATCACGCCGCCGAAAATCATCAGCTCGACGGAAGGCGGCGTCATCTCGGCTACCCGCGTCCTGTCGATTCCGCTGTCGATGGAAGGCATCGGCGAGCTCGACATCCAGCTGCTGATCGCATGACGCGTCTCGCGTCATGCCCGGCAGGCGGGCGCCGCGCGTTTCCATCCGTTCGCCGAACATGATAAAATAATATCCGACTCACTCGATAGAAGACGACCGTCCGAAATTTCGGCTGGCGTTTTTTTTTCTGCGCCCGAGGAGTCCGGTTGCGCAGCGGCGCTTTCCGTTTTCGAGGTTCCGCGGGCGAATTCTCTACATAAGACCGGGAGTGACGCGATCGATGAAACCAACCGCTTTCCTGCAAGGCCGAACGGCGCTCGTAACGGGCGCCTCCGGAGGCATCGGCGCCGCCGTCGCGCGGCGGCTGCACGAGCGGGGCGCCGTCGTCATCCTCGCGGCGCGCTCGGCGGACAAGCTGGCCGCGCTGGCGGCGGAGCTCGGGCCGAGGGCGCACGCTCTGACGCTCGACGTCGCCGACGAGAAGGCCGTGAGGGCCGCCTTCGAGACGATTCGCGAGCGATTCGGCGGCGTCGACGTGCTCGTGAACAACGCCGGCTTCGGCCGCTTCGAGCCGGCGCTCGCCGCGCCCCACGATTCGTTCCGCGCCATGATGGACGTCAATTACTTCGCGGCGGTGCAGTGCACGCGCGAAGCGCTGCCGCACATGCTGCAGCGCGGGAGCGGGGCGATCGTCAACGTCGCTTCGATCGCGGGCAAATTCGCCACCGCCAAATCGAGCGGCTACTCGGCTACGAAGCACGCGCTGCTCGGCTTCACGAATGCGCTGCGCCAAGAGCTGCACGGCACGGGCGTGCACGTGATGGCGGTCAACCCCGGACCGGTCAGCACGTCGTTCTTCGACATCGCCGATCCTGAGGGCGGATATGTATCGAACGTCCGCTGGATGATGGTGACGCCGGAGCAGGTTGCCGACGCGGTCGTCGACGGGCTCGCCCGCCGCAAGGCGGAAGTCAACGTACCGGGCTGGCTCGGCGCAGCGGTCCGCGTCGGGCAGCTGCTGCCGATCGGCCTCGTGGGCGCGTTCTCGGCGAAATTTCTTAAGTTGAAGTAGGGGGAGGCGAAGCGGCGGCCTTCCGCTGATTCCGCGCTTTGACGTCCTCGAACAGCTCCCGGACGGCGGCTTTGCCTTCCGGATGGGCGGCGTTCCAATGGTTCGCGAGCGCGGGCATCGTTTTGTGGATGTGGCTGTACAGCGCCCACAGTTTCACCTGTTCCACCGTTTCCGGGGCGTTGTCCCCGACGAGCAGTTCCGCGTATTGTTCGATCAGCGCGTCGAACTGCGCGCGAAGCGACGGGTCGTTCAGCAGCTTCATGTCGATTCTCCTTTGCCGGCTTCGGAACCTGGGCGGTTCCGGATTCGAATTCAGTCTATCGCACGCCGGGACACGTGTCAAAGCGCTTCCGGCGCGGTTTTATCCAATATATCCAACTATTACAGCCCATCGGGGGGACATTATGAACGAGATCGAAACGAATGAGAAGGGCGGCTTCGCCGCGCTCGGCATCCAAGGTCCGTGGCTCGCGAAGCTTGAGGCGCGCGGCATCGTCGAGCCGTCGCCGATTCAGGCGGCAGCGCTGCCGGCATTGCTCGGGGGCGGCGACGCCGTCATCCGGTCGCGGACGGGCACCGGCAAGACGCTCGCCTTCCTGCTGCCGGCGCTGGAGCGGATCGACGCGGCGTCGGACGCGCTGCAGGTCGTCGTGTTGACGCCGACGGCGGAGCTCGCGATGCAGATCGCGCGCGAAGCCGGCGATTTGACGGAAGGCACGACGCTGCGGACGCAGGCGTTGATCGGAGGCGCTTCGCTGCAGCGGCAGCTGGACAAGCTGAAGCAGAAGCCGCAGCTCGTCGTCGGCACGCCGGGACGCATTTTGGAAATTATGGCGCTCAAGAAGCTGAAGACGACCGAAGTGAAGTACGTCGTCGTCGACGAGGCGGACCAGACGTTCGCGCTCGGCGCCGGCGGCGAAGCGGAGCGCATCCTCGGCGCGCTGCCCGCGTCGAAGCAGACGGTGTTTTGCTCCGCGACGATGCCCGAGGAGGCGTCTCGCGTCGCGGCGAAGTGGACGAAGAACGCGGTGCGCGTCGAGGCGGAGCCGCCGGAGGAGGCCGGGCTGCGCTTGCCGCCGACGGTCGAGCACTCCTACATCGTGACGGAGGAGCGGGACCGGATCGACGCGGTGCGGCGGCTGCTGCGCACGGTGCAGCCGCGCTCGGCGATTCTGTTCGTCAACCAGACGGAATCGATCGCCGAGGTCGAGGCGAAGCTGCAGTATCACGGACTCGCGGTCGAAGCCGTATATGGGGAGCAGCCGAAGCAGGAGCGGACGGCCGTCATGCGCCGGTTCCGCAGCGGCAAGCTGAAGCTGTTGCTCGCGACGGACGTCGCCGCGCGCGGACTGGACGCCCCGGACGTCACGCACGTCATCCACGTCGACCCGCCGCTCGACGCGGAGCGATATTTGCACCGCGCGGGACGGACCGGCCGGATGGGCCGCTCCGGCGAGTCGATCCTTGTGCTGACGCCGAACCGGACGTTCATCGCCGCGAAATTCGCCGATGCGCTCGGCATCGCGATTCGCGAGAAGCGGCTGAAGGAAGGCGCGTGGCAGCCGGCGGCCGGCAACGGCGCTTCGCCGCGGAAGCAGGGCCGTCCGGCGCCTTCCGCCGATACGGCTAAGGCGGCGGTTTCCGGTGCGGCGAAGGCGCCGGCCTCCGGTGCGGCGAAGCCGGCGTCCGTCTCGGCTGGCAAGGGCGCTGCAACGAACGGCGCGAATGGCGCAGCCGTCTCGGCGAGCAGGGGCGCGTCAGCGAACGGCGCGAAAGCCGCTCCCAAGCCCAAGGCTCAGACGTCCGCCGCCGCGGCCGCGGCGAAGAAGGCGGAGAATCGTCACCGCGACAAGAAAAACAAAGGCGCGCCGCGCTGGCTGAAAGAAAAGCGCGCCGCCGCCAGCGCGAACGGGCATGCGAACGCCTCCCCGACGGACGGCAGCCCGAGAGGCTGAGCCGCCGATGAGGAGGCGCCGTTCCCTGCCGCTGCTGCTCGTGCTGCCGCTGCTGCTGCTGCTCGCGGGCGCCGGAATCGCCGCGTACGGCTCGACCGAGCCGCCGCTTGATTGGTCGGCCGCTCCGAAGCCGAGCGTCGCGAACGAGCTGCGGGAGATGATCGCCGCAAGGTCGCTGGCGTTGACGATCGACGAAGCGGAGCTGAACGCGCTGCTGAAGCCCGAGCTGTATGAACGGCGGCGGCTGAATGAACTCATGGAGCTGACGGGGGCGGACATCGCGATCTCCGGCGACACACTGATCGTGAAGACCGATGTGCGTCTCGGCGGTGCGCTTCGCCTGCCGCTGACGCACCGGCTGCGGCTGAC
This genomic window from Paenibacillus sp. contains:
- a CDS encoding SDR family oxidoreductase, producing the protein MKPTAFLQGRTALVTGASGGIGAAVARRLHERGAVVILAARSADKLAALAAELGPRAHALTLDVADEKAVRAAFETIRERFGGVDVLVNNAGFGRFEPALAAPHDSFRAMMDVNYFAAVQCTREALPHMLQRGSGAIVNVASIAGKFATAKSSGYSATKHALLGFTNALRQELHGTGVHVMAVNPGPVSTSFFDIADPEGGYVSNVRWMMVTPEQVADAVVDGLARRKAEVNVPGWLGAAVRVGQLLPIGLVGAFSAKFLKLK
- a CDS encoding zinc dependent phospholipase C family protein, with the protein product MPSVWTHSIYGELLLDRLDLGLWLGDDRAAKALFRLACQGPDPLFYHRFYPWTAKARAASDFWGGLLHRSRCGPFLRELLQRCEGAGPGDPRAIYALGWLTHHALDRIAHPYVFARQGSRKWDHQRLEAAIDTCVLERLRGLDAARTPVAPTLDAGPRLPEAVCASIEDAMRRVYPEHASPFLNGLWHRSYRDTLAAFRLFHDPVGVKRAMTGGAIEPFVPGRRLDPDDPMNERGERWRPPAEPNRESRETFWDVWERALLDGERLLGAAAVWLEASRRSGPAERRTAWLAFAEALGDRSYETGLAADR
- a CDS encoding YusU family protein, whose protein sequence is MKLLNDPSLRAQFDALIEQYAELLVGDNAPETVEQVKLWALYSHIHKTMPALANHWNAAHPEGKAAVRELFEDVKARNQRKAAASPPPTST
- a CDS encoding chemotaxis protein CheX — encoded protein: MNPEFVHPFLESARIVIEQVAGVKPSAGEFGIKEIVKHEEYLWVHIGLTGQMTGDIIYGLKEEVALKMVSAMMGGYVLEELGEMGHSAISELSNMISGNASTMLYNKGLRVDITPPKIISSTEGGVISATRVLSIPLSMEGIGELDIQLLIA
- a CDS encoding MFS transporter — protein: MDQKRAVRAWVMYDWANSAYSTTMMAAVLPIFFVNVPGAGVGDDVALTAWAYTQSAAMLLLVLLSPVLGAVADVSGAKKKLLGGFMALGVLATTLYAFVGEGQLWFAIALTLLGVVGFNGSLNFYDALLPDIAEPEERDRVSARGYAYGYLGGGLLLAANLVMIQKPEWFGLDTLGGTRLAFVSVALWWLLFSIPLFRRVPERRPAAAVPAGEAVRLAFARLSATFRQLKHYPELVKYLIAFWFFSDGIGTIIKMATAYGETIGIGTSHLIGALLITQFVGFPCAIVFGRLADRFGAKSGLYLSLSIYVLITVLGYFMTTALHFYLLAAMVGLVQGGSQALARSIYTRLIPAGRNAEFFGFMSVWSKFAGIVGPAVFGYVNMIGNSRLGILALVAFFVIGIFVLTRVDLEKGAREAERDLSPPVGGSDGSLPVGR
- a CDS encoding DEAD/DEAH box helicase — protein: MNEIETNEKGGFAALGIQGPWLAKLEARGIVEPSPIQAAALPALLGGGDAVIRSRTGTGKTLAFLLPALERIDAASDALQVVVLTPTAELAMQIAREAGDLTEGTTLRTQALIGGASLQRQLDKLKQKPQLVVGTPGRILEIMALKKLKTTEVKYVVVDEADQTFALGAGGEAERILGALPASKQTVFCSATMPEEASRVAAKWTKNAVRVEAEPPEEAGLRLPPTVEHSYIVTEERDRIDAVRRLLRTVQPRSAILFVNQTESIAEVEAKLQYHGLAVEAVYGEQPKQERTAVMRRFRSGKLKLLLATDVAARGLDAPDVTHVIHVDPPLDAERYLHRAGRTGRMGRSGESILVLTPNRTFIAAKFADALGIAIREKRLKEGAWQPAAGNGASPRKQGRPAPSADTAKAAVSGAAKAPASGAAKPASVSAGKGAATNGANGAAVSASRGASANGAKAAPKPKAQTSAAAAAAKKAENRHRDKKNKGAPRWLKEKRAAASANGHANASPTDGSPRG